The nucleotide window GGAATGATGGGAGCGATCAAAGCGCACTATGATTGTATCAAGGCATTTTCAGAAACAGATTTTACAGAAGATCTTAAAAGCGTTGATATCCCTGTACTGGTGATGCATGGCGATGATGATCAGATTGTTCCTATAGCCACTACCGGAGTAAAGGCCGCTAAACTATTAAAGAACGGAAGACTGATTTCCTATCCTGGTTTTCCGCATGGCATGCCAACTACAGAAGCTGCCACTATCAATGCTGACCTGTTGGCTTTTATCAAAGAATAAATATCAAACGAATAATCTGTAACGAATGGCCCGGAACTATTCCGGGCCATTCGTCTTTATCGGACTGCATCATTCTTTTTCTGTATCGTGCTTCTGACCTTGCTCAGGAATTCGGGTGATATGCCCAGGTGACGCGCTATCTGGTTCTGCGGTACACGTCGTACCACCTGGGGGTATGTTTCGATGAACGCCAGGTACCGCTGCTCTGCAGTTTGTGAAACGAGACTGTGAATACGTTTTTGCAGTACAAAAAGTGATCGTTGTATCAGCAGGCGGAACAATGTTTCAAACTTGGGTACTTTTTTATAGAGTATTGCTTTGCTTTTACAATCAATCATCAGCAGTTCGCAGTCTTCCAGCGATTCGATGAACATATTGGAAGGTGTTTGTTCTGTAAAGCTGTATGGGTCACTCACCCACCAGTCCTCTGTTGCAAAGGAAAGTACAGTCTCCGTGCCATCATCACTTAAATAATAAGTACGGATACAACCTTTGATGATATAGGCCTCAAAGTCGCAGATTTTTCCCTCCTGCAACAGATAGGTGCGTTTTCTGACCTGTTTGAATTTTAGCAGGTCATGAAATATTTGACGCTCTTCCGGCGTCAGCGATATAATTCGATCTACAAATTGATCAATCTGTTCAAACATTGTTTATTAAAGATAGGTTGTTAGGTTTTGCGCTGCTTCTGTTCTCTTTAAAGGCAGCCAGGGGCGCATCACCCAAACCACGTACCTGGATGTAGATTGTTGATTGTCAATAGTGTAGGTGCTTTATGGTAGAATGCGGTTTTACGGTATACCGTAATTTTATGTAGACTTTTGTATTATTGTGATGTAGATGCCCAACATACGCCAACTTAACTGACATCAGGTATTATGGATACAGATATTTCTGCTGAAAAAAATGAGTTTGAAACCCTGCTTTGTCTTTCCAAAGCAATAGCTGCTGCAAGGCATCGTTCCGACCTTTGGGAGATAATTAATGAACAGTTACTGGAGAATTTCGGTGCCCATTATTATACGCTTTGTCTGATCAATGAAGATGCCCGTACACATGCTCCATTTCTGTACAGCGCAGAAAATAAAATAAAATCCGTTACAGGGGAAAGCCCGGTGATCCACCAGCAGCATCCCATTCATGACGGGATATTTGACCGGGCCATTGATACAGAGGAGCCGGTGATTTTCGATATGCAAAGCCTGGTCCGGCGAAAGGACATTCCTACCTATATCATACACTGGTATAATGCCGGGGTGAAAGAGATGATGCTGGTCAGGATCTGTAATGGCAAGGAACCGAAAGGGGTGCTATACCTATATGCAAGGAGAACAGGTGTATTCTCAGAGAGCCGGTTCAGTTTTTTCAAAGGGATCGCAGATCAGTTGGGTACAGGAATATCCAATATTCTCGCCAATGAAAAAATAGAATTGCAACTGGAGGAAATCCGGAAATATAAAATACAGCTGGAGCAGGAGAACCGTTATCTGAAAGAAGAATGGGAGAAGGATAAACATCTTACCGGTAAGGCTGTTGGCAGTTCGGCGGCTATACGGAAGGTGTATAACCTGGTTTCAAAAGTGGCTTCATCCGATGCTACTGTACTGATTCTGGGAGAGACAGGAACAGGTAAGGAGCTGATTGCGCACCAGGTGCATGAGGTATCTCCGCGACGTGAGCGGCTGATGATCAAAGTGAATTGTGCCGCTATTCCGGCCAGCCTGGTAGAAAGTGAATTGTTTGGCCATGAAAAAGGGAGTTTTACCGGAGCATTGGAAAGAAGGGTAGGGAAATTTGAACTGGCCAATAACAGCACCCTGTTCCTGGACGAGATTGGTGAACTTCCGCTGGAAATGCAGGCTAAATTGCTGAGGGCACTGCAGGAAAAGGAGATCGAAAGAATCGGTGGAAAATCAGTGATTAAAGTCAATGTGCGTATCATCGCAGCTACCAATAAGAATCTGGAAGCAGAGGTCGTTGCCGGCCGTTTCCGCAGTGATCTTTACTACCGTTTGAATGTATTTCCTATCGTACTGCCGTCATTGAGAGAACGCGGGGAAGATATACCGGAACTGGTTTCCTTTTTTATTGAAAAATATGCTGTCAATACCGGTAGAAAGATAACCCGTATTGCGCCCAAAGCGCTGGAGAAATTAATGGCTTATTCCTGGCCGGGCAATATCCGGGAACTGGAACATCTGATCGAAAGAACGGTGTTGCTTACAGCCACCAATACGATCACAGAGATCAGCCTGCCGGCTAAAAGCAAAATATTGTCTGCTCAGCAGGGAACGGAAATGCAGGTGCGTTCCCTGGTGGATGTGGAACGGGAGCATATCCTGAAAATGGTGAAGTTGTCGAACGGCAGGATATCCGGCCCGAATGGCGCAGCAGCTAAATTGCAGCTGCCATCGACCACCCTGATTTCAAAGATGCAGAAGCTGGGTATCCGGAAGGAACATTTTATAGATTTACAGAAAGGAGCGGAATAAGTCATTTCCCGGCAGCCTTGCCGGGAGAGAGGTCCAGCCTGCCGGAGGTAAAAGCCCAGTAAGTCCAGAGCAGCGCACATAATACCAGCGAGCCGCCGGGCCAGCAAAAAGAGAGCAGGAATGCCGACAGATGTACCGGTAAGCCATACAGATAATTTCTTTTGAGTTTCCTGATGGCAGTATGGCTGATCTCAGGACGAAGCAGGTCTTTGTTCCGGCTCGCAATGCCCCATAGTAAATTAAAGGCGAGGTTGATTAGTACAAACAAACCTGTATAAGCGGCTACGGCCACTGATAAGGAAGGGGTGCCAAAGTACCTGGCCAGCAAGGCTGTGGGGTAGGAAATACAGGTGGCCAGAAAAAGAATGAGTCCATTGGCAAACATCAGCGCGCTGTTGCGCCGGTAGATCTGTTTGAATATCTTATGATGGTTCACCCACATAATGAAGATACTGAAAAAAGACAGGCTGAAAGCCAGAAAGGACGGCCATTGTGCCAACAGACTGTTCGCCAGCATTTGCGGGTTATTATTGCTCTCAGCAACGGGTATACGTAGTTCCAATACCAGCAGGGTGATGGCGATTGCAAACACACCATCACTGAATCCTTCTATTCTTGCCGTTTCTTTTTCCATGGTAAGATCATTTATAAATGGTTTTTATACCCAGTTTTTTCATCTTTGAATACAGGGTCTGAGCTGGTATTTTAAGAATGTCGGCAGCGCCCATGATGCCGGACACGCGGCCATTACAGGCTTTCAGTACTTTCAGGATATGGGCCCTTTCCATCTCTTCCATTGTTTCAAGTTTCCCGTCAGCAGGTATAAGTCCGGCTTGCAGGCCCGGAATATCTGTTGAATCGATCTCTTCACCGTTTGCCAGGATAAATTGCCGTTCAATCAGGTGTTCCAGTTCCCTGACATTGCCGGGCCAGTCGTATTGTTGTAGTGATTTCAGCGTTGCTTTACTGATACGGGATATTTTTTTATCGGAATTATCGGAGAGCTTTTTCAGAAAATGAAAGGCCAGCGCTTCAATATCTTCCTTATGCTCACGCAGGGGAGGCAGTTCGATGGGGAATACATTCAGCCGGTAATAGAGGTCGAGTCTGAATCTGCCGTCAGCTACTTCTTTTTCCAGGTTCCTGTTGGTGGCAACAATCACCCGTACATCTACTTTGATCAGTTGATCGCCGCCAAGTTTTTCTATTTCTCTTTCCTGTAATGTGCGGAGTAGTTTCACTTGTGCATCCAGCGGTAGTTCGCCAATTTCATCAAGGAAAATAGTGCCGCCGTTCGCCTGTTCAAATTTTCCGGTCCGTTTCTGCACAGCGCCGGTGAAGGCGCCGCGTTCATGGCCAAACAGCTCTGACTCGAGTAGCGAAACAGGAAGGGCTGCACAGTTGACAGTGATAAACGGTTTGTTTTTTCTCAATGAGTTTTTATGGATCGCGCGGGCAAAACGTTCTTTCCCGGTGCCACTTTCACCCAGCAGCAGCACGGAAGTGTTGGTGGGGGCAACGGCCCTTACCTGGTCGAGCGCTTTACTGAGGGCGCTGCTGTTTCCGATAATATCCGGATCGGGCGTCGTTTCCACGGGTCCGGTCGATGTTTTCTGTTTTATCATACCGGTCTCCATACCGTACCGGTAGCGGGCAATGTCCAGCATGACAAACAGGTCCCGTTCGCGGAAAGGCTTTACCAGAAAGCCATAGGGCTGGGTGGCCTTGGCTGCTTCCAGTGTTTGCTGGTTGGTATTGGCGGAGATGTACAGAAACGGTATTTCCTGCTGCAACAGTTCCTTTGCCAGCTCAATACCGCTGGTAGGTGTTTTGAGAATGATATCGAGCAGTACCCAGTCCGGCTTTTTTTGTTCAATCAGCGTCCTGGCCTGTTCCACGGAAGCTGCGATGCCACAGACATCGTAACCGCCCTTGACTAGCATCATTCTAAGGTCATTGCCTACGATGAACTCATCTTCTACGATCAATATCTTTTCCTTGTCGTTCATGGCATAGTGTTTAGTTGTCATTGTTGAAGGCTCTTGTCAGAAAGCGTATCTGTATGGAAACGCCTGCCTGGCTGCTTGTCAGATTAAAGGTGCCTTCCAGTTGTTCAGACAGTCCCTTCATCAGGCTCATACCAAGTGAGGCTGAAGCTTCCGGAGAATAATTATCGGGGAAGCCAACGCCGTCATCTGCAATGGAAAGGAGGCTGTATTGTGACTGATCTTTGCTGAACGTTACCTGTATCGTACCTTTTTTCCTGTCGGGGAAGGCATATTTGATGGCATTGCTGACAGCTTCATTCAGGATCAGTCCCAGGGGGATGGCCTGTACAACGTCCAGCAGGATGGTTTCGCTGTTGATGTTAAAGCTGATCTGGTTGCCGGTATCAAAGCTTTCCTTCATGAAGCCGATCAGCTCACGGATGTACCAGTTCATATCTATGGCCCCCAGGTTATCGGTATGATAGAGCCGCTGATGGATGAGCGACATGGCGTACATGCGGTGCTGACTGTTTTTGATGGCTGCAATGGCATCGGCATTGTCGAGGTATTGTGACTGTGTATTCAGCAGGCTGATGATGATCTGAAGATTGTTTTTTACACGATGGTGTATTTCTCTGAGCAGCCATTCTTTTTCATCTACCAGTTTTTTAAGAAGCTCGTTTTGTGCATTGATTTCTTCCTGTTGTTTTTCCAGCCGGAAGGTGGTCCGCTTTTTCAGCCGGTACCGGTTGTACAACAACGCCAGGATCAGGAGCAGCATACAGATGCCGCCCATTACTACATTGCGGAACACTCTTCCTTTCTGAAGGGAAATTTCCTGCAATTTGCTTTTTTGTGTGAGCAGCTCAATATCCTTGTCTTTCCTTTCTGTCTGGAACTGCAGGCGGAGAATGTCCAGTTGTTTGGCAGTGTTGGTGTTGGTAACGGAGTCAGAAAATAACTTATGGCGCTGATAGTGTGCCAGCGCTGCTTCGAAATGCCCCAGCGCTGAATCAGTCCGGAAGGCAAGGTATTCTCCTTCGGATCTCCATACCAGTCCGATTGGTGTTTCCTTTATTGCCGTTTCATAGTCCCGGACATATTGCTCACTGTTACTGAAAAGGCCTGCCGCCTGCAGATAGAAGATCACGCCCAGCCGTGCGCTCTGAATGAGCCTCTGGTAGGTACTTCCAGTCTCCACGAATTTTTTCAGTTTCTCATAGTGAGGCGTGGCTTTATGTAAAGCATGAAGCGCAATATAATTTTTGAGGTAGCTCAGTTCTACCTGCACCATTTCACTTTCATCAGAAACGGGGCCCAGCTTTTCGAAATCATTTAAGGCATCCAGACTGCGGCTGTATTCTCTGTTATATCTCAGTGCATCAGACACATTTAGCAGCATGGTCCTGATGGTGCCAGTATCCTGCAGCTGCCTTGCATGGGCAAGTGCTTTTGTGAAATAATCGAGTGCCTGTTCATAATATTGAACACTATAATAATTCAATGCTACCCGGTTATAGATAGTAGAGAGCAGAGGTCCCTGTTCGTTCAGTTTTTCGGCCGTTTCCACAGCCAGCAGATTGTAACGGAGGGATTGTACAAAGTTGTTGGAACCGTGGTAGACCTCTCCCAGAATAGAATACAGGCCCTGTAATCTTTTGTACCCCTTCTTTTTATAAATGGCCAGGGCTTCCTCCAGTACTTCCTGCGCGCGGGCATAGTCTTTATTCACCTGTAGCAGGTCACCAATAAACTCCTTTAGTTGGGCAGCGCTCATTTCATCTCCGTTTTGCAGATAACTGTCGGCGCCTTGCTGATAGAGTTCAATTTTGCGCGGGAGGTCCTGGATGTCGTTGGAATAGGTGCCTCCCAGTTCGATGATGGCCTGGGTCTTTTCGCGCGGAGTTCCATATGCGGTCAGCAGCCTGACTGCTTCTTCGCTGCTTGTTCTTCCCTGGGCTGCGCGTCCGGATTCCCGGAATGCCTTGGCCCGCAGCAGTTTGCTCAAACCAAGGCCTCTTGGATAGTTGAGCTGTCTGCTGCGGGCTTCCATCTGCTCTGCCATGCGAAAGGCCACATTCATGTCTTCTTCCCGTGATTCGGGTTTGTCGAGGAATGTTTCACCAACGCGCAGCATCCGGGAAATGGTGGCTGTATCAGCTTTTCCATGCTGAATAAGTTCATTTACTTCCTGAAGTTCAGGGTCTGACTGGGCCAGTATAGATACCGGTATCAACAGGCACGCTGTCAGCAGTGCCCTGACCGGGAAATTGATCACATAACCGAGCATAGGCTCATCCTTCTGATTTTTGTGCAGCGGTTTCTCCCTGCAGGTAACACGCCATGATGGCCACTCCTGGTATCATCATCGCGCTCAGGCCCACCCAACGGGAAAGAAGGGCGCCGATGATACAACCAGCCAGAAATCCACCGATGGTAACGAGCTGCTTATATAGACTAGACAGGGATATTTCATTTCCCGGAATACCTTTCCGGATGATATTTCCCAGGTCCAGTGCTGCCTGTGTAACATTGCCTGTCATCATGGTGGTGGGGCCATGCGTCTCTTTGGAAAAAAGTTTCCCGAAGGCATTCTGCAGGCCCATTCCCAGCACAGTGATCATTACAATGAGATATGTTACCAGCTTTTCTTCCCATGTTGTTAAGATGGGAAGAAGAAACGCTGCTAATCCGCAAAACGTCAAAATTATGCCTTCTATCAGCAAAATCCTGTATTTTTTGGGAGATTTTTCCACCAGCCAGCCTCCGGCCATCACGGCGATTACAAATACCGGAAAGGTGATCAGCTTAATCCAGGCTGTGGCACTGGTACTTCCTGAAGAAACCTGTGCAGCGAATACAATAAAGTTCCCGGTGACGTGGGCGGAGAAAATCGAATCGCCGGACACAAAAGTGGCGGTGTCACAATAACCCGCAACCCATGCCAGCAGAAAGGTCACCCAGTTGATGCTGTGTTTTTGTTCTGTCATGCCTGTTATCGGTTTGTTGGATGATTTATTCAAGATGTGCTCTGAGCATCCAGGCCATTTTCTCATGTGTTTCCATCAGTCCTGTTATATAATCACTGCTGCCGGCGTCATGAAATGCGGTGGCGTAACTGTTGATATTTTCCCGCAGATGAATAAGAATGCTTTCATGATCATGCAGCAGGTCTTTGATAAACCCGATGCCATCATTCTTCTCCCATGTCAGTTCTGTGAGATGGGTAAGGGCCAGGAATTCTTTCAGGGTGGCAGGCGGGAAATGTCCCAGTGTACGGATACGTTCTGCGACGTTGTCTATGATCTCTTCCAGTTGCTGGTACTGACTTTCAAAGAATACGTGTTTGTTGTGAAAATCAGGGCCGGTTACACACCAGTGGGCTTTGCGTGTTTTGGTATATAACACAAATTCATCTGCGAGGATCTTTCCCAGTGAATGGGACACGGCTGCGAGATACTCCTGTTTGATTCCGATATTAGCTTGCATGGATTAAAATTTAGAAAAATTGATATAAAAGTTGAACGTCGATGGAATAGCGGCCAGGCCCCAGTACCAGCAGCAGCAAAAGCGACAGGGTGTACATGTAAGGCACATCCTTTATTTCCAGGCTATCTTTTCTGTGTACCACAAAATACCCGATGGCTGTCACGCTGATCGTGGGCAGGATGGCGATCCTGGTCACCAGTCCCAGTGCGATGAGGAACGGCACCACAGTATCGGCGAAAGTGGCTACCAGTCCGTTTATTTTTTCAGGCAGGTGCAGGGGATTGGGAACATGTTCCTTTTGCCCGTTTTCTACACGGAATTTCTTCATCCCGTGTACCCGGAACAGTTCAAAGGCGAGTAATATGCGGAATGCCAGCAATGCGTAATTGTTGAGCGTACTTCCGCCATCTGAATACAGTAAACTGCTGATGATCTCATTCATAAAAAGAGATTTTAGAAAGCAAAACAGGAACATCCGAACACTCCCCAGAATGCGCTGTAGTTATTGACAGGGATATTGCTCAATCTGGCTGTGTTGTGATCATGGCCATGGACCTGGCAACTGCCTGCACAGCTGTGTACCTGGCTGGTAATGGCTGCACCCGGATGTACTGTTGCTGTTGTTTTTACAATGTTGTTTTTGGTGGAGGAAAAATAACCACCGAACTGGTTCACCGGCGACCAGTCAGGAAGAATGGGCAGGGGAGCAGGAGAGAAGCCGGCAAATTCATCGCTTCCATACACAATTTTTCCACCTACAATGGTGAGTACTGATTCAATCTGTTTGATAGTTTCCTCCGGTACTTCAAAGAAGTCGGTGTCCAGTACGGCGAGATCTGCGAACTGCCCTGCTTTGATACAGCCCTTTATGTCCTGCTCGCTGGAGAACCACGCGCTTCCTTTGGTGTACAGTTCAAGCGCTGTTTCCCTGCTGAGTTTATTGGCATCGTCATACAGCTGCTGACCGCCGACGGTTTTCCCGGCAGTCAGCCAGTACAGGGCCACCCAGGGGTTGTAGCTGCTGACACGGGTGGCGTCTGTGCCTGCGCCAACAGGTACACCGGCCTGCAACATACGTTTTACCGGAGGCGTGTGTGCTGCTGCTTCTTTTCCATAACGGTCGGTAAAATATTCTCCCTGAAATGCCATCCTGCTTTGGATAGCGATACCACCGCCGAGTGCTTTCACTCTGTCAATATTCCGTTCGTCAATCGTTTCTGCGTGGTCAAATATCCAGTGCAGGCCATTAAATGGGATGTCCCTGTTCACTTTTTCAAAGACATTCAGGAAGCGGGTGATGCTTTCATTGTAAGTAGCATGCAGCCGGAAGGGCCAGCGGTTTTCCACGAGATGGCGAACTACCTTTTCCAGTTCTTCTTCCATGGTTTCCGGAAGATCAGGTCTGGGTTGCAGGAAGTCTTCAAAATCGGCGGCAGAGAATACCAGCATTTCGCCGGCCCCGTTGTGCCGGTACATATCATCTCCCTGATGGAGTTGTACAGTGCTGGTCCAGTTCCGGAAATCTTCCAGTTCCTGTTTGGGCCTTTGGGTAAACAGGTTATAGGCAATGCGTACGGTAAGCTGCTGCTTTTCATTGAGTTCATTGATCACCTGGTAGTCATCCGGGAAATTCTGGAACCCGCCACCGGCATCGATCACGCTGGTGATACCGAACCGGTTCAGCTCCGTCATGAAATGGCGGGTAGAGTTGACCTGGTATTCGTAAGATAGTTTGGGCCCCTTTGCCAGTGTGGAATACAGGATCATGGCGTTAGGGCTGGCCAGGATCAGACCTGTAGGCTCTCCTTTGCTGTTCTTTTCAATCACGCCGCCGGGAGGAGCGGGTGTATCTTTAGTGAATCCCACCGCACGAAGGGCGGCACGGTTCAGGAACGCACGATCGTAAAGATGCATGATGAAAACGGGCGTGTCCGGTGCAATGTCATTCAGTTCTTCCAATGTGGGCAATCTCTTTTCCGCAAACTGGTGTTCTGTCCATCCGCCTATCACTCTTACCCATTGCGGTGTGGGGGTGATGGCTACCTGTTTTCTCAGCATGTTCAGGGCATCCGCAAGAGAAGGAACGCCGTCCCACCTTAATTCCAGATTGTAATTAAGGCCGCCGCGAATAAGGTGGATATGGGAATCGATCAACCCGGGAATGACGCGCTTCCCCTTCAGGTCTATTTGTGTAGTACCTTCTTCACCGTATTGCTGAAGGATGGTTTTATCATCGCCTACAGCAACGAACCTACCATTGCTAATGGCAACGGCTGTAGCCCGGGGATTGGATGGATCTACCGTGTATACTTTCCCGTTATATAGAACGATATCTGCTTTTTTGTTCATGAATACTGTATTTAATGGTTAAAGGAAGCGATGGCTTCTTTAATGCCTTCTCCGGAGGTTTCAAAAAAAGCGGGGCCAGAGAGCAATGTGGCTTTGATGATCGGCTGCGCCGGAGCAAGGTGTTGGTGTTGTAAGTATAGCTGTGTGCGATATGCGTTGATGATACCTTTAGTCACATTGCCTGTTACCTGTGCAGTGGGAGAGTTGATGCCGGCGTCTTTGATATCACTGGCAAAGGAAAACCTGGAGACACCGAGTCTTGCGGCTTCGCGCAGTGCTACAGTACCTACTGCGACCATTATATCCGCATTGAAATTGTTACGGTCACCCAGGCCTATCAATAGCAGCCGGGTGGCCTTTAAAGTGCCTTTAGGTGGTGTGATCAGTAAGGTTTCAAGATAATGGCCGGTGAACTTTCCACTCTTTCGCAGTGCGGTGATCTGTCCTTTGAGTGCTTGATCAAGATGCACCATACCATTCAGTTGAGCGGGTAATGCCGGTGGATTGAAAATATCCCCTTCGGTATACTCAAATACACAGGCGACCTGTAAAGGAGCGCTGGCGGAAGAAGGGCCCTGTACAAGTCCTTCGATCGCCATACCATCAACTTTACCCCAGATCTTTGAAGTGCCTACCGGTGTGGTTTTTACGATCGTGTCTTGTTGCTGTGCAAAGCCTGCTGTATGCAGCAGGAGAAGAGGAATACTCATGAAAGCCATTATCCCGTTGCGATAATTTTTCATGGCCGGACCGTGAAATACCTTATTCATAATTTATCATTTTTAGAATTTGAAACTGAGCCTGGTGTTGATGAAGAGTCCGTCCTTTGGAGTGGGGACCACCTCTTTGATAAAGGCACCCACCTTGAAATACTGTATGCCGCAGTTCAGGGAAGTGTAGTTGTTCATGCTGTACACGATGCTGGCGAGATAAGCTGTACCGATATATTTTTTCAGCGATGCCGAACCCGGGA belongs to Chitinophaga sp. HK235 and includes:
- a CDS encoding M17 family peptidase N-terminal domain-containing protein — encoded protein: MNKVFHGPAMKNYRNGIMAFMSIPLLLLHTAGFAQQQDTIVKTTPVGTSKIWGKVDGMAIEGLVQGPSSASAPLQVACVFEYTEGDIFNPPALPAQLNGMVHLDQALKGQITALRKSGKFTGHYLETLLITPPKGTLKATRLLLIGLGDRNNFNADIMVAVGTVALREAARLGVSRFSFASDIKDAGINSPTAQVTGNVTKGIINAYRTQLYLQHQHLAPAQPIIKATLLSGPAFFETSGEGIKEAIASFNH
- a CDS encoding histidine kinase dimerization/phosphoacceptor domain -containing protein; this translates as MLGYVINFPVRALLTACLLIPVSILAQSDPELQEVNELIQHGKADTATISRMLRVGETFLDKPESREEDMNVAFRMAEQMEARSRQLNYPRGLGLSKLLRAKAFRESGRAAQGRTSSEEAVRLLTAYGTPREKTQAIIELGGTYSNDIQDLPRKIELYQQGADSYLQNGDEMSAAQLKEFIGDLLQVNKDYARAQEVLEEALAIYKKKGYKRLQGLYSILGEVYHGSNNFVQSLRYNLLAVETAEKLNEQGPLLSTIYNRVALNYYSVQYYEQALDYFTKALAHARQLQDTGTIRTMLLNVSDALRYNREYSRSLDALNDFEKLGPVSDESEMVQVELSYLKNYIALHALHKATPHYEKLKKFVETGSTYQRLIQSARLGVIFYLQAAGLFSNSEQYVRDYETAIKETPIGLVWRSEGEYLAFRTDSALGHFEAALAHYQRHKLFSDSVTNTNTAKQLDILRLQFQTERKDKDIELLTQKSKLQEISLQKGRVFRNVVMGGICMLLLILALLYNRYRLKKRTTFRLEKQQEEINAQNELLKKLVDEKEWLLREIHHRVKNNLQIIISLLNTQSQYLDNADAIAAIKNSQHRMYAMSLIHQRLYHTDNLGAIDMNWYIRELIGFMKESFDTGNQISFNINSETILLDVVQAIPLGLILNEAVSNAIKYAFPDRKKGTIQVTFSKDQSQYSLLSIADDGVGFPDNYSPEASASLGMSLMKGLSEQLEGTFNLTSSQAGVSIQIRFLTRAFNNDN
- a CDS encoding TMEM175 family protein, encoding MEKETARIEGFSDGVFAIAITLLVLELRIPVAESNNNPQMLANSLLAQWPSFLAFSLSFFSIFIMWVNHHKIFKQIYRRNSALMFANGLILFLATCISYPTALLARYFGTPSLSVAVAAYTGLFVLINLAFNLLWGIASRNKDLLRPEISHTAIRKLKRNYLYGLPVHLSAFLLSFCWPGGSLVLCALLWTYWAFTSGRLDLSPGKAAGK
- a CDS encoding YoaK family protein, which produces MTEQKHSINWVTFLLAWVAGYCDTATFVSGDSIFSAHVTGNFIVFAAQVSSGSTSATAWIKLITFPVFVIAVMAGGWLVEKSPKKYRILLIEGIILTFCGLAAFLLPILTTWEEKLVTYLIVMITVLGMGLQNAFGKLFSKETHGPTTMMTGNVTQAALDLGNIIRKGIPGNEISLSSLYKQLVTIGGFLAGCIIGALLSRWVGLSAMMIPGVAIMACYLQGETAAQKSEG
- a CDS encoding DoxX family protein; the protein is MNEIISSLLYSDGGSTLNNYALLAFRILLAFELFRVHGMKKFRVENGQKEHVPNPLHLPEKINGLVATFADTVVPFLIALGLVTRIAILPTISVTAIGYFVVHRKDSLEIKDVPYMYTLSLLLLLVLGPGRYSIDVQLLYQFF
- a CDS encoding Dps family protein, which translates into the protein MQANIGIKQEYLAAVSHSLGKILADEFVLYTKTRKAHWCVTGPDFHNKHVFFESQYQQLEEIIDNVAERIRTLGHFPPATLKEFLALTHLTELTWEKNDGIGFIKDLLHDHESILIHLRENINSYATAFHDAGSSDYITGLMETHEKMAWMLRAHLE
- a CDS encoding sigma-54 dependent transcriptional regulator, whose protein sequence is MNDKEKILIVEDEFIVGNDLRMMLVKGGYDVCGIAASVEQARTLIEQKKPDWVLLDIILKTPTSGIELAKELLQQEIPFLYISANTNQQTLEAAKATQPYGFLVKPFRERDLFVMLDIARYRYGMETGMIKQKTSTGPVETTPDPDIIGNSSALSKALDQVRAVAPTNTSVLLLGESGTGKERFARAIHKNSLRKNKPFITVNCAALPVSLLESELFGHERGAFTGAVQKRTGKFEQANGGTIFLDEIGELPLDAQVKLLRTLQEREIEKLGGDQLIKVDVRVIVATNRNLEKEVADGRFRLDLYYRLNVFPIELPPLREHKEDIEALAFHFLKKLSDNSDKKISRISKATLKSLQQYDWPGNVRELEHLIERQFILANGEEIDSTDIPGLQAGLIPADGKLETMEEMERAHILKVLKACNGRVSGIMGAADILKIPAQTLYSKMKKLGIKTIYK
- a CDS encoding sigma 54-interacting transcriptional regulator; protein product: MDTDISAEKNEFETLLCLSKAIAAARHRSDLWEIINEQLLENFGAHYYTLCLINEDARTHAPFLYSAENKIKSVTGESPVIHQQHPIHDGIFDRAIDTEEPVIFDMQSLVRRKDIPTYIIHWYNAGVKEMMLVRICNGKEPKGVLYLYARRTGVFSESRFSFFKGIADQLGTGISNILANEKIELQLEEIRKYKIQLEQENRYLKEEWEKDKHLTGKAVGSSAAIRKVYNLVSKVASSDATVLILGETGTGKELIAHQVHEVSPRRERLMIKVNCAAIPASLVESELFGHEKGSFTGALERRVGKFELANNSTLFLDEIGELPLEMQAKLLRALQEKEIERIGGKSVIKVNVRIIAATNKNLEAEVVAGRFRSDLYYRLNVFPIVLPSLRERGEDIPELVSFFIEKYAVNTGRKITRIAPKALEKLMAYSWPGNIRELEHLIERTVLLTATNTITEISLPAKSKILSAQQGTEMQVRSLVDVEREHILKMVKLSNGRISGPNGAAAKLQLPSTTLISKMQKLGIRKEHFIDLQKGAE
- a CDS encoding amidohydrolase gives rise to the protein MNKKADIVLYNGKVYTVDPSNPRATAVAISNGRFVAVGDDKTILQQYGEEGTTQIDLKGKRVIPGLIDSHIHLIRGGLNYNLELRWDGVPSLADALNMLRKQVAITPTPQWVRVIGGWTEHQFAEKRLPTLEELNDIAPDTPVFIMHLYDRAFLNRAALRAVGFTKDTPAPPGGVIEKNSKGEPTGLILASPNAMILYSTLAKGPKLSYEYQVNSTRHFMTELNRFGITSVIDAGGGFQNFPDDYQVINELNEKQQLTVRIAYNLFTQRPKQELEDFRNWTSTVQLHQGDDMYRHNGAGEMLVFSAADFEDFLQPRPDLPETMEEELEKVVRHLVENRWPFRLHATYNESITRFLNVFEKVNRDIPFNGLHWIFDHAETIDERNIDRVKALGGGIAIQSRMAFQGEYFTDRYGKEAAAHTPPVKRMLQAGVPVGAGTDATRVSSYNPWVALYWLTAGKTVGGQQLYDDANKLSRETALELYTKGSAWFSSEQDIKGCIKAGQFADLAVLDTDFFEVPEETIKQIESVLTIVGGKIVYGSDEFAGFSPAPLPILPDWSPVNQFGGYFSSTKNNIVKTTATVHPGAAITSQVHSCAGSCQVHGHDHNTARLSNIPVNNYSAFWGVFGCSCFAF
- a CDS encoding Crp/Fnr family transcriptional regulator encodes the protein MFEQIDQFVDRIISLTPEERQIFHDLLKFKQVRKRTYLLQEGKICDFEAYIIKGCIRTYYLSDDGTETVLSFATEDWWVSDPYSFTEQTPSNMFIESLEDCELLMIDCKSKAILYKKVPKFETLFRLLIQRSLFVLQKRIHSLVSQTAEQRYLAFIETYPQVVRRVPQNQIARHLGISPEFLSKVRSTIQKKNDAVR